TTGCTGTTGCTCAGTCCTTCGAAATGTTGAACTGTGCAAACTCACACCAATcggcaaattaaaaattacagttACTCTTCTGCGGCGGGGTAAAAGAGGAGGTGGCTAGGGGGATTGTTAAGAGTGTCAGATCGAATGAGTTTCACATGTAGGAATATAATCGCCGCATTCTCCTTCGCTCGCCAGCTCCCTGCTCCCCCTAGTGTTTTacactgctttttaaaaaaaattaagaccacACATGTTGCGTTTTGATAAATTTATATAAACATTTGATCCAGAATGTGACGTGTTGCTTGCCAAAAAATTGAGGGTTACTATGGAAACGAATCCCAGGCTGTACAATCCTAAAAAAAATCGACCAATCCCATTTCGGGATGAAACtaagattctttctctctctctctctaaattttaactctctctctcccatcacccctgttTGGGGAGGGAGGGCGAGAGTCTCGGAGAGTTGAGCCTTTTTTGGCAGAAAAAGAAAGTTAAATCAAGCGTGAAGTGGAACAGTTGGTACTTTAGaaagaaggggagaaggagaagggctGTGAGAAACCCTTTGCATCTCATAAAAACCGCGGCAAATCTCTGTTCCCAGCTGTATGTTGGGATTCGGAGCCGTCGAACAAAGGGAAGATATTGACTTCAACTGGAAGGCTTGTATGCAGGATCCACCTAGTGCACAATTTGGAGTAAACTTTAAATGCGGCGTCTTTTCGCCCCCCTCTTCTCGCTTCATCACTAACACCGCCGGGAATTGAAGAGGGGAgcgagagagggggggggggagagacattTTTTAACCCGTGCACCAATCTCGCTGTTATGCAACTGCGAGGGGTCTTTGCAAAGCCAGAGAACCGGCCGATTGGGAGCCCCTTTGCAGGATGCGTTCAATCCGGTCGCTTTAAACGAGGGTGCGGATGGTCCCTTCCCTGAAGAATGCACCGGACAGTCACACTAAGTTGGTACTCGTTGGCGATACTGGCTTGCTTTAGGTCGGTGGCCGGGGCCCAGCCCGTGTGCTGGGAAGCTCTGCTCCGTTGTCAGCAGGAGAAGGACTGCAAATGGGCTTACAGCCAGTACAGCGCTGCCTGCGAGCCCTTCCTGAAGGGCTTGAGGAGGCATTGCCCCAGTCACTGTATCGGCGCCCTGGTCAAACTCAACCAGACCCAGAACGGGCCGGACCTGGAGAACTGTGACTGCGACCAGGACCTGCAGTGCAGGCGGGCCAAGCGGGCGATCGAGCCTTGCATGCCGAGAAGGTACAGGGGCGAGTCGGACCTGGGCTGCACCAAGGCAAGGCAGCGTTGCGAGGAGGAGACGGTGTGTCACGGCGCCATGAAGGACTACCTGTCCAACTGCGGGCAGCTGTTCAACGGGAGGAGGTGCACGCCGGTGTGCAGGAGTACCATCCAGTACCTCCTCTCCATTCCCAGCGGAATTCTGCTAAACACCTGCGTCTGCGACGGGGTGGAGAGACCTTTCTGTGAGGTGGTTAAGGAGAACATTCAGAAATTCTGTTCCATCAACGGCCACTCGCTTTTGACGGCCACGCCGGACTCGGACGAGAATTATGAATATGACGATTATGAAATAAACAGAACGGACCTAAAGCCGCAACCAACTGACCCGGCGTCCAACCTTTCCGCGGCGCGCACGTGCTGCTCCCTGCTCCTCGTCGTGCTCCCGGGCTTGTGGTTTCTATAATACTTTGTGCAAACAATTATTTGcaggtttgtttgttttgtttccagtCTCTGCTCTCTCTTTCTCCGCACGCACTCACGGCGATTCAGTGTTTACAGAGCAGCGGCCGAGGCTGACGAGAACGAGTGAGATCAAATTATTTACCATTTCGGCCTCACCCACCGAACGATTTTTCAAAAAAACATGTAAGTCATCTTCATGTCGACCCTGGGATTTGGCTCGATTCAAAACCTAACCCAAAAAAAAACGGAATTTCGTGTACAGTTGGTTCAAATTGATTTTAAAAACGTGGATTTTGAGGTGAGACCCACGGTGGGGAAAGCTTGTAGATTTGTacgattttttttgtataaaggATGGTACACATTTTGCCTC
The DNA window shown above is from Mobula hypostoma chromosome 18, sMobHyp1.1, whole genome shotgun sequence and carries:
- the si:ch1073-459b3.2 gene encoding growth arrest-specific protein 1 codes for the protein MHRTVTLSWYSLAILACFRSVAGAQPVCWEALLRCQQEKDCKWAYSQYSAACEPFLKGLRRHCPSHCIGALVKLNQTQNGPDLENCDCDQDLQCRRAKRAIEPCMPRRYRGESDLGCTKARQRCEEETVCHGAMKDYLSNCGQLFNGRRCTPVCRSTIQYLLSIPSGILLNTCVCDGVERPFCEVVKENIQKFCSINGHSLLTATPDSDENYEYDDYEINRTDLKPQPTDPASNLSAARTCCSLLLVVLPGLWFL